One window of the Marinilactibacillus sp. Marseille-P9653 genome contains the following:
- a CDS encoding ABC transporter permease, whose product MQKFILKRLLTAIPVLLMISIAAYMMVNLTPGNPAELFVSPDATAEQIAATERALGLDQPVPVQYVRWLGRALRLDLGNSFSTRYPVLPIIVSRLFPTVVLMGSTLLFSYIVAIPLGILSARKQGTWIDNLLTSSSFIGVSIPNFFLGLGLIYIFSVRLGWLPTGGMSELGGDGGFFEVLRHLVLPVIVLSAFYIANMARYMRSTMIEVYGENYMRTATAKGLASKTILTKHGLRNALIPVVTIIGTDLPRLVGGAIVTEQIFQWPGIGRLTITAIQQRDYPILMAVTMLSAIVVLVANLLVDVLYAVVDPRIKYN is encoded by the coding sequence ATGCAAAAATTTATCTTGAAGCGACTACTGACAGCTATTCCAGTATTGCTGATGATCTCCATTGCAGCATATATGATGGTTAATTTAACACCAGGAAATCCAGCAGAATTATTTGTTTCACCAGATGCCACAGCGGAGCAAATCGCAGCGACTGAACGTGCGCTTGGACTAGATCAGCCAGTACCTGTCCAGTATGTTCGTTGGTTAGGAAGAGCTTTGAGACTAGATCTCGGCAATTCATTCTCAACACGCTATCCAGTGTTACCAATTATTGTCTCAAGACTTTTTCCAACAGTTGTGCTTATGGGATCCACGCTACTATTTTCCTATATTGTAGCCATCCCGCTTGGAATCTTAAGTGCCAGAAAACAAGGCACTTGGATAGATAATTTATTGACCAGTAGTTCTTTTATAGGCGTGTCGATTCCAAACTTTTTCTTAGGGCTAGGATTAATTTATATTTTTTCTGTTCGATTAGGTTGGTTGCCGACCGGTGGTATGTCTGAACTAGGGGGAGACGGTGGATTCTTTGAAGTCTTACGTCACCTTGTACTGCCAGTGATCGTTCTATCTGCTTTTTATATCGCGAATATGGCTCGTTATATGCGGTCAACCATGATCGAAGTTTATGGGGAAAACTACATGAGAACCGCAACAGCTAAAGGATTAGCATCCAAAACAATTTTAACAAAACACGGACTTAGAAATGCATTGATTCCAGTTGTAACAATCATCGGAACAGATTTACCAAGACTAGTTGGGGGCGCAATTGTTACAGAACAGATCTTTCAGTGGCCAGGGATTGGTCGTTTAACGATTACAGCGATTCAGCAAAGAGATTATCCTATTCTGATGGCGGTCACGATGTTGTCTGCAATCGTCGTACTCGTTGCCAACCTTCTCGTCGATGTTTTGTACGCTGTTGTTGATCCACGGATTAAATACAACTAA
- a CDS encoding ABC transporter permease, protein MAQNVGRNTPADSLFHLVEDSERAHFPGVAAEQVVSDGDSYVKTIAKRFFKNKVAVVSLGVFIIMILVAVFANQIAPHPRDASVGLFRAAPYENFFLGTDDTGRDVLSRLIHGTQVSMIVGLCSVAIYVVIGTTLGLVSGYFGGFIDAVIMRITEAFMSFPFFLVILTLVSLLGSGIWVVTIVLGALSWPPLCRLVRGQVLRLKGQDFVLAAEATGYSTFGILFVHILPNVLSPILVNATFGIATAILTEASLSFLGVGVRPPQPSWGNILSQAQSIRVLTAEPWRWVPAGILIFIAVLSINFIGEGLREAIEGENKG, encoded by the coding sequence ATGGCTCAAAACGTAGGCAGAAATACACCAGCAGATTCACTGTTTCATTTAGTAGAGGATAGTGAACGTGCTCACTTCCCTGGAGTTGCAGCGGAACAAGTCGTTTCAGATGGAGATAGTTACGTTAAGACAATTGCCAAACGGTTTTTCAAAAATAAAGTAGCCGTCGTCAGTTTAGGAGTCTTCATTATCATGATTTTAGTGGCAGTATTCGCAAATCAGATCGCGCCGCATCCAAGAGATGCGTCTGTAGGACTATTTAGAGCCGCTCCTTATGAGAATTTCTTTCTAGGAACAGATGATACAGGAAGAGACGTACTATCAAGGTTAATTCACGGAACGCAAGTCTCTATGATCGTAGGGCTTTGCTCGGTTGCCATTTATGTTGTCATCGGAACAACGCTTGGGTTAGTTTCAGGCTATTTCGGCGGATTTATTGATGCAGTGATCATGCGGATTACAGAAGCCTTTATGTCTTTCCCGTTTTTCCTCGTTATTTTAACATTGGTCTCTCTTTTAGGATCAGGCATCTGGGTCGTAACGATTGTACTGGGAGCACTCAGTTGGCCACCATTATGTAGGTTAGTCAGAGGGCAGGTGTTGAGGCTTAAAGGACAAGATTTTGTACTAGCGGCTGAAGCAACAGGGTATTCGACTTTTGGTATTTTGTTTGTTCATATCTTACCGAATGTGCTTTCGCCGATTCTAGTTAATGCAACGTTTGGGATTGCAACGGCAATCTTGACGGAAGCTTCACTGAGTTTCTTGGGTGTGGGTGTTAGGCCGCCGCAACCAAGCTGGGGAAATATTTTATCTCAAGCACAATCGATTAGAGTGTTGACCGCTGAACCATGGAGATGGGTTCCAGCCGGTATCCTGATCTTTATCGCAGTATTATCGATTAACTTTATCGGAGAAGGGTTGAGAGAAGCGATTGAAGGGGAGAATAAAGGATAA